In Pseudomonas sp. P5_109, the genomic window GCTGTCACCGGCCTTGCCCAGGCCCGCCATGCGGTAAACCTGATTCTTGTAAGGCGAGCTGGTCAAGTGCTGGCAATCGCCGAGCAGGAACACCGCATCGGCCTGGAGGCCCTTGGCACTGTGATAGGTCAGTTGCTTGAGCCTGCGAGCCTCATGCGGCAAGCTAGAATCAACATTAACTACAGGCTGAATATGTTCTTCTATCAATGACTTATCGCTACTTTTTCGATAAAGCATCAAGATCGAATCGCCCTTTCGGTAATGCTCCATCAGACGCTGTGCCATGCCCTGGTCATCACGGTCAAGCACGTTAACTGGCAGCAATGCCTTGGGTTCACCGCTGGCCTTGGCTTTCTTCCCGGCAATCGCCGGTGCTGCACGCACGATGTGTTCGGCGGCATCGATGATGTGCTGGTGGCTGCGGTAGTTGTCACTGAGCATGACCTTGGTGGTGCTCGGCGACGGGAACTCCTTGTTGAATTCCATGAAGTAGGTCGGCGAACTGCCGCGCCAACCATAGATGGATTGCCAGTCATCCCCCACGCAAAGCAGCGAGGAACGCTGGGCGCCCCGCCCGACGTGCATGGCCGGGCCGCGACTGCGGATCTCTGCCAGGCTGGCCCTGATCCAGGAGACGATTTGCGGCGAGACATCCTGGAATTCGTCGATCATCAGGTGCGACAGCGGACGTAGCAGTTCATCGCCGAGCAGTTTCAGATTCTCCGGCGAATGCTCGCTGAACAGGGCGAACATCCGGTTGTAGGTCATGATCGGCGGTTTCTGGTCGAGCAAATGATCTTCCAGCGCCCGCCAGTAAAGGCTCAAGGCTTCGAAGAAGAACCGGTCGGGATCGTCCTTGGCGAAACTCATCTGAGCCACCGCGCCCGGCACATCCAGGCCGAGGTTTTCAATGAATCCGGCGGCAGCGACAAAGCAATCGAGCAACGGCGCGGATGCGAGCTCGCCCTTGACCTTGTAATCGAAGCCCGGCCCGGCGCTGGCATCGCCGGCAAGCGAAGCCAGGACTCGCTTTGATGATTCGTAACTATCAAGCCATATCAATGGCTTACGACAGAAAGCTTGAAACAGGGTGCGTTTTACCGCCCACTCTGCGCGCACCGACAGCTTGGCGTTTGGCCGGGCCAACTGCGGGCTTTCCCGAGGATCGAACCCCAGCACCACCCAGGCATCCAGGGATGGAATGTAGCCGTGACAATGGAATTTCGCGCCATTGATATCGAACGACTGGCGATTCGGCTCGATACCCTTGATCGGCCAGGCACCGGCGCGAATCCACAAGTCCTCAAGGGTGTCGCACAACTCTTCATCG contains:
- a CDS encoding UvrD-helicase domain-containing protein; the protein is MPQHTPDLPPELRPLAEMPLIKRLLARFFGYSLTRLHAQHRASWLHGQADGFRSGHSAGVDYGYKEGKLEGLEEGRQVLLIRDSRSTEHRPPNVDELLFDNWRLPLSAELKKRMKADVARLLPAHAQPSAAQWKMIFSDTPSTSVIAGAGAGKSTTLVLRILLLTHYLGFELGSMTVVTFTRESRKDFINKLIELFALWGRAISFKEARDLVRTFHSRILPMVRSLPGFERLQAFENLSLRAAQGDDEVDSNPFDLRINDAQRQQLNACFHRLHSSDERFRELIKPLSRHALQLKELERDHPDVQKRMGVTELAAKRDEELCDTLEDLWIRAGAWPIKGIEPNRQSFDINGAKFHCHGYIPSLDAWVVLGFDPRESPQLARPNAKLSVRAEWAVKRTLFQAFCRKPLIWLDSYESSKRVLASLAGDASAGPGFDYKVKGELASAPLLDCFVAAAGFIENLGLDVPGAVAQMSFAKDDPDRFFFEALSLYWRALEDHLLDQKPPIMTYNRMFALFSEHSPENLKLLGDELLRPLSHLMIDEFQDVSPQIVSWIRASLAEIRSRGPAMHVGRGAQRSSLLCVGDDWQSIYGWRGSSPTYFMEFNKEFPSPSTTKVMLSDNYRSHQHIIDAAEHIVRAAPAIAGKKAKASGEPKALLPVNVLDRDDQGMAQRLMEHYRKGDSILMLYRKSSDKSLIEEHIQPVVNVDSSLPHEARRLKQLTYHSAKGLQADAVFLLGDCQHLTSSPYKNQVYRMAGLGKAGDSEPYDNAQKDEILRLAYVGITRAVSHCYWYVDAQDTQAANMPKASDRIGKGKAFFVDHRKSQTTA